Within the Scytonema millei VB511283 genome, the region ATCGACAGGATAAAGAAAATATTCACAATCTAAATTCTGCTCAGCCCAACTTTTGATACCTCTAATTGCTTCTAGCCCATATTTATAACCGTGGGCTGCTTTTTTTAACCAAATGCCAAATTCTGGAGTCTTACCAAGCATACCATGAAGACCTGCACACCCTAAGAATTCTTGCGAATCCTTTTTTAAGATAACTAGTATTAGATCGCTACCCTTTTCTAAATCTACAATTGCCCTCTCAATAAATGCTTCAATTTCAGAGATATGCTGGGGGGACTGCGGACACATATAAGTAGTAATTGTCTCGGTAAATTCCGAAAAAATTTCTTCTTTATATGCCATTGATACAGGTTTTAATCTGAGACGATCTGTCAATATCTCCACATTGAGTAAATCCATTTTTATGTCACGCATCAGCCGTAGGCGTTAGCGATAGCGAAGGCGAAGCCGTTAGCGTAGCGTTAGGCGCAAAGACGCTAAGAAGAACACAAAGAATACTCACCCCTCGCTCCTCACTCCTCACTCCTCCAAAACAAAACCAGCGTCGCGAATCATGTCTAAATCCATTTGTGCTGCTTGCCCTGGGGTGGTGAGGTAATCGCCAATGAAGATGGAGTTGGCGGGATATAATCCTAACGGTTGGAGCGATCGCAAATGGACTTCTCTACCTCCGGCAATCCGAATTTCTTGTGATGGTAGCAAGAATCGAAATAAGCATAATATTCGCAAACAGCGTTGCGGATTGAGTTGTTGTAATCCTGCGAGTGATGTACCTGGAATTGGGATCAAAAAGTTAATTGGTACACTTGTCACTTCCAATCGTCGCAGTGACAGAGCTAAATCGATGATATCGTCGTCTGACTCGCCCATGCCCATTATTCCGCCCGAACAAGTTGTAATTCCGGCAGCTTTAACATTTTCTACCGTTGCCACGCGATCGCTAAATGTGTGAGTCGTACAAATTTGTTCGTGGTGCGACTCTGCTGTATTGAGATTGTGGTTGACTCTATCGACTCCGGCTGCTGCTAAACGCTGCGTTTGTGACTCACTCAACAATCCTAAACAAGCACAAATTTTTAAATCGTAATTTGCCTTGACTTCTCGCACGGCTGCTAAAAATTTGGCAAAAGTTGTTTCATTAGGCGATCGCCCAGACAGTACCATGCAAAACGTACCCGCTTTTAAACTAGCTGCCCGTGCTGCGGCAGCTAAAATTTTCTCTTGTGCCATCAACGGATATTTCTCAATTTCTGCTGTCGAGATTTTTGACTGAGAACAGTAATGGCAATCTTCAGGGCAAAGTCCACTTTGGGCATTGAGTAAAAAGTGCAGTCGAACCCGATTACCCCAATAATGTTTGCGAACTTTGTATGCAGCTGCTAGCTGTTCGAGTAACACTTCATCAGGGGCGCTGAGTACGGCTAAAGCTTCCTCACGGCTGAGGATATCTCCCGCTAAGGAGCGATCGGCAAGTTGGTTCCAATTTGGTAAATTGATAGCTTGTAGCATGGTTGGATGGGGAGTTAAGAGTTCGTAGGGGCGCACAGCCGTGCGCCCCTATAATACGAATTAGAGATCGTCTACAACCCGACGAATGACTTCGTACACAGATTCGAGTTGAGGTGGGGTAATGCAGTAAGGTGGCATGAGGTAGATGGTATTACCTAGAGGGCGCAAGAGGAAGCCTAATTCGAGAAAGCGCGATCGCAATTTTGAACCTGTGGCGTTTAAGTAGCTTTCGCTTTCAGCTTTCAGATCCAGGGCTGCTATTGTACCGCAGATGCGGGTACGTTCGATTTTTGGGTGTCCGAGCAGCCATGTTTCCATGTAGCGACGGTGTAAGGCTTCCATTCCCCTAAATGCATCTGGATTTTGAGTTAATAATTCTAGGGAGGCGATGCCTGTGGCGCAAGCTAGGGGATTTCCCGTGTAAGAATGACTGTGGAAGAAGGTGCGATCGATGTCGTCGCTGTAAAAAGCTTGATAAATCTCCTCTGTTGCTACAGTCACAGATAGAGGTAAACAGCCACCTGATAAACCTTTAGATAAGCAAAGTATATCGGGACAGGTACTTGACTTTAAACAAGCAAATAATTCTCCCGTTCTACCAAAGCCTGTCATAATTTCGTCATAGATCAGCAGCACGCCATATGTACGGGCGAGTTGAGCGAGTTCTTGCAAAAATTGGGGACGACACAGGCGCATTCCTGCGGCTCCCTGTACTAATGGTTCGATAAATATGCCTGCATAGCTGTGCCGATTTTTTTGCAATAATTCTGCCAGTTGCTCTAAAGCCTGTGCTTCGCGGCTAGCGACGTTTGGATCTTCGTCGAATGTCGCAGGAAAAGGTACGACATCTGTTGCAAACATCAAAGTTTTGAAAGTTTGCCACCAAGGAGAACTACTACCAACTGACATTGCGCCTATAGTATCGCCGTGATAGCCGCCTTCAAAGCTAATGAATCGAGTTCGTTGTTTTTCCCCTTGGTTAAACCAATACTGGTATGCCATTTTCAGCGCAACTTCGATCGCTGTAGAGCCGTTATCGGAGAAAAATATCCGTGTCAGAGACTTAGGGAGACGTGCCACTAGTTCAGCGGCTAATTTTTCCGCTGGTTCGTGGGTAAATCCAGCAAAAATAACCTGTTCTAGTTGTTTTGCTTGTTGATAAAGCGCCTCAGCGAGTACGGGATGGCTGTGTCCGTGGATCGTCACCCACCAACTCGAAATACAATCAATAATCTGCCTGCCATCCTCCAATTCCAACATCACCCCTTCTCCCCGTTTAACTTTCAAAGGAGGAGGAGCCGTTTTCATCTGGGTGAAAGGATGCCAAATTGGACTGTTACTCATAAGTAGGAGATAGGTGTAGAGTGTGTGGGAAGTGTGGGAGCTGAGGAAGTTGGGGGAGCTAAGGGAGCAATTCTAACCACCAGCCACCAGCTACTAGTCACTCTCCACTGATAACTGACAACTGATAACTGAATAACTGATTTTCTGCTTGACTGCTGTTGAAAGTTAAGCGAAACTGACAAATAATTACTGTGCGAGTTCACTCTATTGCTAAATTTTGTTAACTTTTTCATCTATATAATTCGATGGATGAAACATTATGTAGCAGTAGGGATATTAAGATAGGGGATCGCGTCGCTCGAAGCAAGCCATCCTGCCTAAAAGCTGGATCTAAGTGTCAGATAACCTTAAAACCTGTTGTGTTGGCTAGAAGCATGGAAACCTTAGAATTTGTCATCTATCCCGATGGTCGCGTACAGGAAAAAGTCACGGGGATCGTTGGTTCCTCCTGTACTGAAGTTACGGCAGCGCTGGAAGCAGAACTAGGGCAAACCATTAGCCAGCAGCCAACATCAGAATATTTTAATCAAGTTAATACACAAGCTGATGTCTCAATCGCTCAAGCATCGTTTAGCGAATGGTAGCTTTTTTATTTAGTTATTTACCCTAGTTAATTTACGACGATCTAGAAACACTATGTCACACTTTAGCCAAATCAAAACTCAAATCCGCAATTTAACATCCTTGCAAGCAGCTCTCACCGATCTAGGAGTTGATTGGAAATCTGGATCTCGGCAAGTCCGAGGCTATCAGGGACAAACGCGGAATGCCGAAGTGACAATCGAGCAAGATAACGGTTACGATGTAGGGTTTAGTTGGAATGGCAAAGAGTACGAACTCGTCGCCGATATGCAATATTGGCAGCAGCCTTTATCAGTAGAAGGTTTCTTGCGCCAAGTGACGCAGCGTTATGCATACCACACCGTAGTTAACGAAACAGCAAGACAAGGTTTTCAAGTCACCGAACAACAGAAAAACTCAGATGGATCGATCAGACTGTTAGTGCAGCGCTGGAGTGGCTGATGGACGATCTTGGCACATCGAATTATTCTGACTCGGAGCGATCGCATCTAGAACCCGAGTTGGGGGGAAATCTGCGTGATGCTGCCAATCGTTCTGGACTAGAGCCAGAATTGGGCGGTGTTACCCGGCAAAAGGGTGTATACGTTGACGAAATCACTTGTATTGGGTGCAAGCACTGCGCTCATGTCGCTCGCAACACCTTTTATATCGAACCAGATTACGGTCGCTCTCGTGTTGTCCGTCAAGATGGTGACGTGGAGGAACTGATCCAAGAGGCGATCGATACTTGCCCGGTAGATTGCATCCACTGGGTCGATTACACTGAGCTGAAGCGGCTAGAACAAGATAGACAATATCAAGTCATTCCCCCAGTTGTAGGATATCCCGTAGAGGGGGCGGTGGCTGCTGCCCAAAAGCGCCGTCGTAAACAACAGTTAACCCGCAAAAAAGCCAAGTATTGATCGAATCAACTATCCAAACAGGCGATCGCCTACTGAGGAGACTGCAAAACAGTCTCCTTGTTTTTTTTCGTACAGACGTGACACGGTCACCCATACCCATAAAACCTTTTTAGTCGCCAGCGAGTGTGAGGTAGGGCGACTTGAGTTTTATGGTATTATTTCATACCTTGGCTTGTCTCAACAAAAGCGCCAGTTCCCAAACTGGATTTTACATACCAGTGGAGAGTGGCTGGTGGTAAATAGGGTGTGGGGTGTAGGGAAATTTTGAATGCGTGAATGCGTGAATTTTGAGTTGCTCCCTCAGCTCCCTCCTCTCCCTCAGCTCCCCCTCTCCCTTGTTTCCTCACTCCTCACTCCTCGCTCCTCGCTCCTCACCCCTAGTTTTGTTCTAGGAAGGACTGCACTTTCCCGTCAGCGCCGAGTATGACTCTGACTCTGGGTGTTTCGCCTTGGGGGTTAGCGGAGACAAACGGTTCGCCGATTAATGGTAAACCAGAGCGCTCGATGTAGTTTCTAGCTGCTTTGCCTAAAGGTTCGATCCGCTGCACCGAGCCGTCTACATCTAGGACAATACTATACTCCAACGGCTCGCTGAGTCCAGAGGGGGGTTGCCAACGCTGTTGGAAGTATTCTCTTACCTCATTAACTTGTGGTGTAGGGGCAAAAGCTGCCGCTTGGGGTGCTTTTTGTGACGGTTTAGCTGGCGGCTCTTCAACTGGCTTGCCTTCCAAAGCCGCTCTAATCCTTTCTCTGGGTGTCAAGCCTTCTACCGATGGTGGCGGAGCTGGATTGGTGGGTGGTGCGGCAGGAACATCGATTGTGGGGGGAGTCTGAGCTGAGCGATCGGGAGTAGGAGGACTGGGAAGATTATTATTGGTGGTAATTCCTGGTAAGGTAGCTAAGCTATCTGGTTGCACTGTGCCATTATTAGCTGGTTGGTTAGCTGCTGGTTGGTTAGCCGATTGTTTAGGTGTTTGAGTAGAACCAGACGGTGCTTGAGCAATACCAGGTAAGGGGCTAGCTCCAGCGTTAGGCGGTGCAGGTGGAGCAGTGGTTGTAAAAGGTGGCGTGGTTGGTGCGGTAGACAGAGTCGTGTCTGATAGAGGTGAGGGAATTGGCGAACTCCCCACAGTTGGCGTATTTGGTAAATTCCCTAAAGTTGGGCTTGTCGTCGGCGATGGGAGATCGCTTGTGGGTGGCACAGACGGTATAGCCTCTGGAGATAGGGTAGGCGAGGGAGAAGGCTGTTGTGGCGGACGACTAGCTGTTTGTGGCTCGTCAGAACGGTTGAGCAGATGTACGAGTCCTGCGGTTAAACCTACTCCTACCAGGAGTACGGCTGCTATCCCTGCCCAAGCTGTAGAAGGAGTCGTAGCAAAACGAGTCGGACTATTAAAGTTGGCTGGGACAGCTAAAACGTCGGCAGCATATTCATCTAAAGCGTTTGCTAGATCGAATAGTTGCGTCATGCTCAAAGGAATGAATTGCCCCGTACTAGGAGTTGCTAAAGCTCCTAAAAATAAATTGTGGGATAATCCTTCACCAGGTTGAATGTATATTCCTCCTGCTGGAGCTGGTGCAGGCGTGCTAGAGGAATCTAATTCGGCTGGCTTGGTGGGTGTATTGGCAGCATCTTCTACCAGCAAAGCATTGAATCGTTCTGGCGATGAAGCGAGAACTCTCTGCACGTAGTTTTTGACAACTTCATGCAATTCTACGAGAGAGTGGCGATCGCCCTGAATGCGAATCTGCTCTGCTTCTGGCAGTTGGGAGTCATGAAAGCGCACCTCGAACTGAACTGGCGCATTCATCGAGCTAGCGCCCCGAGCCGCTCCTGACGTGCGCTCGGTAACCTGTAACGTACAAGAAGCTTGCGTGTATTTTTTAACAACTGGTTCTGACAGAGACATAAGCGGGGAGTAGGGAGTAGGGAGTAGGGAGTAGGGAGTAGGGAGTGAGGAGTGAGGAGTGAGGGGACAAGGGAAACACAGATTACTGGTCACTGGTCACTGACAACTGATAACTGATAACTGGTCACTGATAACTAGCCACCAGTCGCTTTCCCGACTCCCTAGCTATAATTGCGAACGATCGAGTAAGGTAAGCCATAAGTGCCGATGACCGACAGCACCGCTATAAAATAACAGATCGACTAAGAGCTTAAAGCCTAATTGACTCAGCCAATTGGTTGATAAATGTTCGGCATCTTCCATGCGCTCTTGATAGAGATTGCTGAAACTATCAATGTAGTCGCCCAACACGCCGATTTTATGGGGAACTTCTCGATTGGCGATCGCCTGCTCTAACAACATGACGGCGCGGCGAATTTGAGTCTGATATTGTTTGGCTAGATGACAAATAATTAAAACTAGCGATCGCGCCTCTTCTATATCTAATTTTTTCCTACCCCCGTCACCTTTACGTAAAGGATTGGACTGCCTCAAGCGCCACAATGCCACGCGATCGGGGATTTTTGTTGCCAAATTTAATTCTTCTGCTGCCGATAACATTGCCTCAGAACCAATACCTACTAATGCTTCTAGCGCCAACAGTATCAGATCGAGTTGAGCTTTGATATTGTTGAGCTGCACGGGTGCAGGCTCGGCGCGAGTGAGATCGTTCCACTTAGTACTTTGATTGGGAGATTGGGCGCTAGAGTGCATAGTCTTCAGCATAGGTGGTACGACTAAGATACACTGAGCTGTTACCCAATTTGAAACCGTGTTTCTTTGGTTTTGGCTTGTTTTCTCCAGCTAGCAACAAATTTGCCGCTCAAGCAGCTCAGGTTCAGAAATTTTGCTCAGTCATTTTTTACCACATCCTACACGTTGACGCTACCGCAAAAAAGCTACTGTCACCCCAGAGCCACCATCTTCAGGAGCCGCAGCCTCGAAGCGACTTACCATAGGATGCTGTTGCAAAAAATTGTGAACTCCTTGTCTCAGTTTCCCCGTACCGTGACCGTGAATAATCCATATTGTTCCCGACGCTTCGGCGATCGCCTTATCTAGCACGATCTCCGCATCAGCCACCCGACTACCTCGAATATCGAAGGTGTTTTGGGAAGTCCTGATTGTGGGGGAGTCGGTAGGGGCGCACTGCTGTGCGCCCCTACTGGGGAGTCGGGAGTCGGGAGTCGGGTGAGTGGCTAGTGGCTGGTGGCTAGAATGGCTTCCTTGTCCCCCTTGTCTTCCTTGTCCCCCTTGTCTCTTCTCTTGAAAAGTTGCTTTTTTCCCATCCAGCGATTCAATATCCTCTAGCTTGACGGTCATTTTCATCAGTCCGAAGCGGACGATTAATTCGCCGTCATCGTTGGGTTCGTTCAAAACTTCTGCGGTTTGCCCTAAACGGGGAATGCGAATGCGATCGCCTGCTTGGGGGCGAAACCCGGCTTTGGGTTTGGGTGTTGGAGCAGTATGCTGTTGGGCAAGCCGATCGATCGCCACCGTCGCTTGCTGTGCGGCTTGAGCTGTAGGAGATCCTTGCTGCAACTTGCGAATCACCTGAGCAATTTCCGCTTTAGCTTGGGCGATCGCCTGTTGAATTGCTTGTTCTTGAGAAGCACGTAATTCTCGTTCTCGCGCGTCTAGCTGAGCAGTCCGTTCTGAGAGTTGACGATACAATTGCTCTGTTTGTTGTAATAACTGTTGGGCTTGGGTGGCTTTCGTTTCTTGTTGTCGCCGTTGGGCTTCAAGTCCGGCGATTACCTGGTTCACATCTTCCGTTGCTTCTCCTACCTGGTGTTTTGCTTGCTCGATTACCTCTGGTTTTAAGCCCAAACGAGCAGCGATCGCTAAAGCATTAGAGCGACCTGGAATCCCCCACAATAAGCGATAGGTAGGCGATAAAGTTGCCTGATTAAATTCCACCGAGGCATTTTCAAACCGCTCGTCTTGATATTTCAACGCTTTCAATTCACCAAAGTGAGTTGTCGCCATACTCAGCTCGGCATTATCGGCAAGGTGACGCAAAAGGGCGATCGCCAAAGCACTGCCCTCGACTGGATCGGTTCCCGCACCGACTTCGTCGAGTAGAACGAGTGAGTAGCTAGTGGCTGGTGGCTGGTGACTAGTGGCTAGAATTTCTTCCTTGTCTTCCTTATCCTCCTTGTCCTCTTCTCCCCTGCTCCCTGCACCGAAGCGCTCCCTGCTCCCTACTTCACCAATCGCCTCTAATATCCGACTAATCCGCCGAATGTGACCGGAGAAGGTCGATAGGCTCTGCTGTAATGACTGTTCGTCACCAATATCTGCCAATACCATGTCAAACCAGGGAATTTCTACAGGTTCTTTGGCAGGAATAAATAACCCAACTTTTGCCATCAAAGCTGCTAAACCAAGGGTTTTCAGCGCTACCGTTTTCCCTCCAGTGTTGGGTCCGGTGATCGTAATGACGCGAATCTGGGGCTGAACGATAATATCTACAGGAATGACTGGCTGCCCTTGTTCGTGCTGGTTTTGCCATACGAGCAGGGGATGGCGCAGTTGGCGCAAAGTTATATTTTCCCCCTGGGAGCGATCGCAAAAGCGGGGTGGATTGGCTTGCAACCAGTAGCTATAACGAGCGCGGGCGCTGGCAAGGTCTATTATCGTTACAACTGCTAGCAAATTTTCTAAATCTGGCTTGACGGCTGCGACTTGCTCGGTTAATCGCCTGCGAATCGCCTCTTCTTCTGCTTGCTCTCTGGCAATGTATTGCCGCAGTTGATTGCCTAAAGCCACGATCGCGTTTGGCTCTACATACAAAGTTGCTCCACTCATGGATGCATCGTGGACGATCCCGGGAATTGCATCTTTTTGCGGTGCTTTGACGGGAATCACGAAGCGATCGCCTCTTTGGGTGATAAGTTGTTCCTGTACGGCGTTGGCTTGGCGCTGTAAGATTCCTTGTAGAGTTTGGGTAATTCGTTGGCGCAATTGCCGCACGCGATCGCGAATCTCGGCTAATTTAGGGCTAGCGCGGTCTGCTACCTTACCCTGTTCGTCGATACAGTACAAAATATCCTGTTCTAACTCAGGATCGGTTTTAACAGTAGAGACTAATTCCTGTAAAACTGGCAAATCTTGCTGTTGGTCGATGCTGCGCCGTAACTGTCTCGTTCCGGTGAGAGTTGTGGCGATCGCGAGTAACTGCTCTGCGGTTAATATACCTTGTAACTCTGCTCGTTCTAAAGATTCGCCAATATCTTGAATTCCGGCAAACGACAACCCAGCACTCAGACGACTATCTAACTCGTAGACTTCTTTGGTTTGGTTCAACAATTCCTGACTTTTTGCCTGCGTGTCGGGAATGACCAAATTCCGAGCGGCGATCGCTCCTAGTTTAGTCGCCGTAAAAGTTGCCAAGTGCTGACACAAGCGCGACCATTCTAATAGTTCTAACGTTTCTGATTGAATCAAAGCTTGGTGGTTCAATTTTATTAAAAGGAAGCAGGGAGCAGGGATTAGAAGACAGAATTTATCTCAAGTAATTATTCTGTCTTTGATTTAAAACTTTTAGATCGCAGAAATTCAAATAAAAGGCTTTTAGATATCAAATCTACGTTAAATTCAAGCAAAAGCTGAAAGCTATAGCTTTTTTGACTGGGTTCTGTGCGTGCGATCGCGAATTTTTTCGCTTTAGCTTAGTGTTGAATACATTTGAGCGAACAATACATTTTGACTTTAACGACACTTTGACTTTAAATCCATTGTAGTATGCTCTCAGTCAGTCTCAATCGTACTAAAGCCTGAATTTCCCTACCTATTTGTAGTACTATCCCTCTTTTACTGAGCAGGGAAAAGAGAGTACCTGGTTGCTGAGGGAGCATTCATCAAGTCGTAAGTCGCAATTACTAGCCACTAGCCACTAGCCACTAGCCACTAGTCACGCACTCCTCACTCACAAAAATCTCCCAACCTCTAACCAAACCCCTCGCGAATTTGGTACTCTAGCGAAATAGTTTGGGAACGGGTAAAGAAACGTGAATATTCAAATTGGACGTGGCAAAACCGCACGCCGCGCATACGGCATTGATGAAATTGCACTGGCTCCGGGGCAACGCACTATAGACCCCAGTTTAGCGGATACCAGTTGGCAGATTGGCGCGATCGAGCGAGAAATTCCCATTATTGCAAGTGCGATGGATGGAGTTGTCGATGTGCAGATGGCTGTACTGCTTTCCCAGTTAGGAGCTTTGGGCGTACTCAACTTAGAAGGTATTCAAACTCGCTACGCCGACCCAGAGCCAATTTTACAACGGATTGCCTCAGTAGGAACTCATGAATTTGTCCCGCTGATGCAAGAATTGTATGCCGAACCAGTCAAACCAGAATTAATCGAGCAACGAATTGGGGAAATTAAGCAGCAGGGGGGTATTGCTGCTGTCAGCGCGACTCCTGCTGGTGCGAGTAAATATGGTAGTGCGGTGGCAAAGGCTGGCGCAGATTTATTTTTTATTCAAGCTACTGTTGTATCGACAGCTCACATAGCTCCATCTGAGTTGACCAACCTTGACTTGGCGAAATTTTGTCAAGAAATGCCCATGCCCGTCGTGTTGGGCAACTGCGTCACTTACGAAGTGACTTTAAGTTTAATGAAGGCAGGAGCAGCAGCAGTTTTAGTTGGGATTGGTCCTGGGGCGGCTTGTACTTCTCGCGGTGTTTTAGGTGTGGGCGTACCTCAAGCCACGGCGATCGCAGATTGTGCCGCAGCGCGAGAAGATTACTATCAGGAAACTGGAAATTACATCCCGGTGATTGCTGATGGTGGCTTGATTACAGGTGGAGATATCTGTAAGTGTATCGCCTGCGGTGCAGACGGCGTGATGATCGGTTCTCCCTTTGCTAGAGCCGCCGAAGCACCAGGCAAAGGCTTTCACTGGGGTATGGCAACCCCTAGCCCCGTTCTACCGCGTGGAACTCGAATTCGTGTCGGTACGACTGGTACTTGCGAACAAATTTTACGCGGACCCGCTCAACTCGACGACGGGACGCACAATTTCTTGGGCGCTTTAAAAACGAGCATGGGAACTTTGGGGGCAAAAGACATTCGCGAGATGCAACAAGTCGAAGTTGTGATTGCTCCTTCATTGCTCACCGAAGGAAAAGTCTACCAGAAGGCGCAGCAACTCGGTATGGGTAAGTAGATTGAGGTCGGAAGTCATCTGACTTCCGCCAATGAGTAGGTTTACTTAAACAAAATATCGACAACTTAAAACTTTCCATAATCTTGCAAAGAGTACTGGAAAAAATAAAACAGTCGCCTACAATAGAGTAAGCGGAGACGCATGTTTCCGTTCACTCCTCACACCACACTCCGCCCGGACTACTGTTCGGGCGGTTCCTTATGTATGGGAATTCACGTAGAGTAATCCTTACTTTTCACATCAACTACAATCGCACGGCGATCGCCATAGAGGATCTATCTAATTACATATACTCAGGAGGTAAAAATGCTTGGTTTTACTGTGATAAAATTTTCAGCAAAGTAAGCAACAATATAGCCAAGGATTTTCAGGCATGTCAGCAGCCGCGCAAGTTACAGATTCTTCTTTTAAGCAAGAAGTACTAGATAGTGAAATCCCAGTTTTAGTGGATTTTTGGGCACCTTGGTGCGGTCCTTGCCGCATGGTCGCCCCTGTTGTCGATGAGATCGCGCAGCAGTACGATGGGCAAGTCAAGGTCGTCAAGCTCAACACCGACGAAAACCCCAACATTGCCAGTCAGTATGGTATCCGCAGTATCCCCACTCTGATGATTTTCAAGGGGGGTCAAAAAGTTGACATGGTAGTAGGTGCAGTACCAAAAACAACACTATCCAATACTCTAGAAAAGT harbors:
- a CDS encoding DUF2997 domain-containing protein — its product is METLEFVIYPDGRVQEKVTGIVGSSCTEVTAALEAELGQTISQQPTSEYFNQVNTQADVSIAQASFSEW
- a CDS encoding GNAT family N-acetyltransferase, translating into MDLLNVEILTDRLRLKPVSMAYKEEIFSEFTETITTYMCPQSPQHISEIEAFIERAIVDLEKGSDLILVILKKDSQEFLGCAGLHGMLGKTPEFGIWLKKAAHGYKYGLEAIRGIKSWAEQNLDCEYFLYPVDRANIASRKIPEALGGKVVREYEHKKTNGNILYLLEYCLNRS
- a CDS encoding ferredoxin → MDDLGTSNYSDSERSHLEPELGGNLRDAANRSGLEPELGGVTRQKGVYVDEITCIGCKHCAHVARNTFYIEPDYGRSRVVRQDGDVEELIQEAIDTCPVDCIHWVDYTELKRLEQDRQYQVIPPVVGYPVEGAVAAAQKRRRKQQLTRKKAKY
- a CDS encoding DUF3038 domain-containing protein, which gives rise to MLKTMHSSAQSPNQSTKWNDLTRAEPAPVQLNNIKAQLDLILLALEALVGIGSEAMLSAAEELNLATKIPDRVALWRLRQSNPLRKGDGGRKKLDIEEARSLVLIICHLAKQYQTQIRRAVMLLEQAIANREVPHKIGVLGDYIDSFSNLYQERMEDAEHLSTNWLSQLGFKLLVDLLFYSGAVGHRHLWLTLLDRSQL
- a CDS encoding DUF4335 domain-containing protein, whose amino-acid sequence is MTSNLCFPCPLTPHSSLPTPYSLLPTPYSPLMSLSEPVVKKYTQASCTLQVTERTSGAARGASSMNAPVQFEVRFHDSQLPEAEQIRIQGDRHSLVELHEVVKNYVQRVLASSPERFNALLVEDAANTPTKPAELDSSSTPAPAPAGGIYIQPGEGLSHNLFLGALATPSTGQFIPLSMTQLFDLANALDEYAADVLAVPANFNSPTRFATTPSTAWAGIAAVLLVGVGLTAGLVHLLNRSDEPQTASRPPQQPSPSPTLSPEAIPSVPPTSDLPSPTTSPTLGNLPNTPTVGSSPIPSPLSDTTLSTAPTTPPFTTTAPPAPPNAGASPLPGIAQAPSGSTQTPKQSANQPAANQPANNGTVQPDSLATLPGITTNNNLPSPPTPDRSAQTPPTIDVPAAPPTNPAPPPSVEGLTPRERIRAALEGKPVEEPPAKPSQKAPQAAAFAPTPQVNEVREYFQQRWQPPSGLSEPLEYSIVLDVDGSVQRIEPLGKAARNYIERSGLPLIGEPFVSANPQGETPRVRVILGADGKVQSFLEQN
- a CDS encoding endonuclease MutS2, translated to MIQSETLELLEWSRLCQHLATFTATKLGAIAARNLVIPDTQAKSQELLNQTKEVYELDSRLSAGLSFAGIQDIGESLERAELQGILTAEQLLAIATTLTGTRQLRRSIDQQQDLPVLQELVSTVKTDPELEQDILYCIDEQGKVADRASPKLAEIRDRVRQLRQRITQTLQGILQRQANAVQEQLITQRGDRFVIPVKAPQKDAIPGIVHDASMSGATLYVEPNAIVALGNQLRQYIAREQAEEEAIRRRLTEQVAAVKPDLENLLAVVTIIDLASARARYSYWLQANPPRFCDRSQGENITLRQLRHPLLVWQNQHEQGQPVIPVDIIVQPQIRVITITGPNTGGKTVALKTLGLAALMAKVGLFIPAKEPVEIPWFDMVLADIGDEQSLQQSLSTFSGHIRRISRILEAIGEVGSRERFGAGSRGEEDKEDKEDKEEILATSHQPPATSYSLVLLDEVGAGTDPVEGSALAIALLRHLADNAELSMATTHFGELKALKYQDERFENASVEFNQATLSPTYRLLWGIPGRSNALAIAARLGLKPEVIEQAKHQVGEATEDVNQVIAGLEAQRRQQETKATQAQQLLQQTEQLYRQLSERTAQLDARERELRASQEQAIQQAIAQAKAEIAQVIRKLQQGSPTAQAAQQATVAIDRLAQQHTAPTPKPKAGFRPQAGDRIRIPRLGQTAEVLNEPNDDGELIVRFGLMKMTVKLEDIESLDGKKATFQEKRQGGQGRQGGQGSHSSHQPLATHPTPDSRLPSRGAQQCAPTDSPTIRTSQNTFDIRGSRVADAEIVLDKAIAEASGTIWIIHGHGTGKLRQGVHNFLQQHPMVSRFEAAAPEDGGSGVTVAFLR
- the bioA gene encoding adenosylmethionine--8-amino-7-oxononanoate transaminase, which gives rise to MSNSPIWHPFTQMKTAPPPLKVKRGEGVMLELEDGRQIIDCISSWWVTIHGHSHPVLAEALYQQAKQLEQVIFAGFTHEPAEKLAAELVARLPKSLTRIFFSDNGSTAIEVALKMAYQYWFNQGEKQRTRFISFEGGYHGDTIGAMSVGSSSPWWQTFKTLMFATDVVPFPATFDEDPNVASREAQALEQLAELLQKNRHSYAGIFIEPLVQGAAGMRLCRPQFLQELAQLARTYGVLLIYDEIMTGFGRTGELFACLKSSTCPDILCLSKGLSGGCLPLSVTVATEEIYQAFYSDDIDRTFFHSHSYTGNPLACATGIASLELLTQNPDAFRGMEALHRRYMETWLLGHPKIERTRICGTIAALDLKAESESYLNATGSKLRSRFLELGFLLRPLGNTIYLMPPYCITPPQLESVYEVIRRVVDDL
- a CDS encoding DUF1257 domain-containing protein — protein: MSHFSQIKTQIRNLTSLQAALTDLGVDWKSGSRQVRGYQGQTRNAEVTIEQDNGYDVGFSWNGKEYELVADMQYWQQPLSVEGFLRQVTQRYAYHTVVNETARQGFQVTEQQKNSDGSIRLLVQRWSG
- the bioB gene encoding biotin synthase BioB; the encoded protein is MLQAINLPNWNQLADRSLAGDILSREEALAVLSAPDEVLLEQLAAAYKVRKHYWGNRVRLHFLLNAQSGLCPEDCHYCSQSKISTAEIEKYPLMAQEKILAAAARAASLKAGTFCMVLSGRSPNETTFAKFLAAVREVKANYDLKICACLGLLSESQTQRLAAAGVDRVNHNLNTAESHHEQICTTHTFSDRVATVENVKAAGITTCSGGIMGMGESDDDIIDLALSLRRLEVTSVPINFLIPIPGTSLAGLQQLNPQRCLRILCLFRFLLPSQEIRIAGGREVHLRSLQPLGLYPANSIFIGDYLTTPGQAAQMDLDMIRDAGFVLEE
- a CDS encoding GuaB3 family IMP dehydrogenase-related protein → MNIQIGRGKTARRAYGIDEIALAPGQRTIDPSLADTSWQIGAIEREIPIIASAMDGVVDVQMAVLLSQLGALGVLNLEGIQTRYADPEPILQRIASVGTHEFVPLMQELYAEPVKPELIEQRIGEIKQQGGIAAVSATPAGASKYGSAVAKAGADLFFIQATVVSTAHIAPSELTNLDLAKFCQEMPMPVVLGNCVTYEVTLSLMKAGAAAVLVGIGPGAACTSRGVLGVGVPQATAIADCAAAREDYYQETGNYIPVIADGGLITGGDICKCIACGADGVMIGSPFARAAEAPGKGFHWGMATPSPVLPRGTRIRVGTTGTCEQILRGPAQLDDGTHNFLGALKTSMGTLGAKDIREMQQVEVVIAPSLLTEGKVYQKAQQLGMGK